A single region of the Cucumis melo cultivar AY chromosome 3, USDA_Cmelo_AY_1.0, whole genome shotgun sequence genome encodes:
- the LOC103504091 gene encoding amino acid permease 3-like isoform X1 produces the protein MWSQSDEKSIVGRQRIRAFNNRVNSTRHHSFFFKQHMGENQAFGISNDVVPQGGSKCFDDDGRLKRTGTVWTASAHIITAVIGSGVLSLAWATAQLGWVAGPAVMFLFSLVTYYTSVLLSACYRSGDPVSGKRNYTYMDAVQANLGGWNVKLCGVVQYANIVGVAIGYTIASAISMMAIKRSNCFHASGGKDPCQINSNPYMIGFGIVEIIFSQIKDFDQLWWLSIVASVMSFTYSTIGLGLGVAQIAANGKIGGSLTGISIGTVTQTQKVWRSFQALGDIAFAYSYSIILIEIQDTVKSPPSEAKTMKKATLVSVSVTTLFYMLCGAAGYAAFGDMAPGNLLTGFGFYNPYWLLDIANAAIVIHLVGAYQVYCQPLFAFVEKYAAEKSPDSEFITKDIDVPIPGFRPYKLNLFRLVWRTAFVITTTVISMLLPFFNDVVGFLGALGFWPLTVYYPVEMYIAQKKIPKWSSRWLCLQTLSFACLMISIAAAAGSVAGVVLDLKSYKPFKTSF, from the exons ATGTGGAGTCAAAGTGATGAGAAAAGTATAGTCGGCCGTCAACGTATACGCGCTTTTAATAATAGAGTTAACTCCACGCGccaccattcctttttcttcaaACAACAC ATGGGTGAGAACCAAGCTTTTGGAATTTCCAACGACGTGGTTCCACAAGGCGGTTCCAAGTGCTTTGACGATGATGGCCGCCTCAAACGAACCG ggACTGTATGGACGGCGAGTGCTCACATAATTACAGCTGTTATCGGCTCCGGTGTTCTATCATTGGCTTGGGCCACGGCTCAGCTGGGCTGGGTCGCCGGTCCAGCGgttatgtttttgttttctttggtTACTTATTATACTTCCGTTCTTCTCTCTGCTTGTTACCGCTCCGGCGACCCTGTTTCCGGCAAGAGAAATTATACTTATATGGATGCTGTTCAGGCCAATCTTG GTGGTTGGAATGTGAAGTTATGTGGAGTTGTTCAATATGCAAACATTGTTGGAGTGGCAATTGGGTACACAATAGCTTCAGCAATAAGCATGAT gGCAATTAAAAGGTCAAATTGCTTTCATGCAAGTGGTGGGAAAGATCCATGCCAAATTAACAGTAATCCTTATATGATAGGTTTTGGTATTGTAGAGATAATATTTTCCCAAATTAAAGACTTCGATCAACTTTGGTGGCTCTCCATTGTTGCTTCTGTTATGTCTTTTACTTACTCAACTATTGGACTTGGCCTTGGAGTTGCTCAAATTGCTG CAAATGGGAAAATTGGAGGGAGCTTGACTGGAATTAGCATAGGAACTGTCACTCAAACACAAAAAGTATGGAGGAGCTTCCAAGCTCttggagacattgcttttgcctACTCATACTCGATTATCCTCATTGAAATTCAG GACACTGTAAAATCTCCACCTTCAGAGGCTAAGACAATGAAGAAGGCAACTCTAGTGAGTGTGTCGGTGACAACGCTTTTTTATATGTTGTGTGGTGCTGCTGGCTACGCCGCATTCGGGGACATGGCACCGGGAAACCTACTCACTGGGTTCGGGTTCTATAATCCTTATTGGCTCCTTGATATTGCCAATGCTGCCATTGTCATCCACCTTGTTGGTGCTTACCAAGTGTATTGCCAACCCCTCTTTGCCTTTGTGGAAAAGTATGCTGCTGAGAAGAGTCCTGATAGTGAATTCATCACCAAAGATATTGATGTTCCGATCCCCGGTTTCCGCCCCTATAAACTCAACCTATTCCGGTTGGTTTGGAGGACGGCGTTCGTGATCACCACAACTGTGATCTCGATGCTTCTCCCATTCTTCAATGACGTCGTTGGATTCCTTGGAGCTCTAGGATTTTGGCCTCTTACCGTGTACTACCCGGTCGAGATGTACATTGCCCAAAagaagataccaaagtggagtTCGAGATGGTTGTGCTTGCAAACCTTAAGTTTTGCCTGTCTCATGATCTCGATAGCAGCTGCGGCCGGATCAGTTGCCGGGGTTGTTCTAGATTTAAAGAGCTACAAACCCTTCAAGACAAGTTTTTGA
- the LOC103504091 gene encoding amino acid permease 3-like isoform X3 → MKMGENQAFGISNDVVPQGGSKCFDDDGRLKRTGTVWTASAHIITAVIGSGVLSLAWATAQLGWVAGPAVMFLFSLVTYYTSVLLSACYRSGDPVSGKRNYTYMDAVQANLGGWNVKLCGVVQYANIVGVAIGYTIASAISMMAIKRSNCFHASGGKDPCQINSNPYMIGFGIVEIIFSQIKDFDQLWWLSIVASVMSFTYSTIGLGLGVAQIAANGKIGGSLTGISIGTVTQTQKVWRSFQALGDIAFAYSYSIILIEIQDTVKSPPSEAKTMKKATLVSVSVTTLFYMLCGAAGYAAFGDMAPGNLLTGFGFYNPYWLLDIANAAIVIHLVGAYQVYCQPLFAFVEKYAAEKSPDSEFITKDIDVPIPGFRPYKLNLFRLVWRTAFVITTTVISMLLPFFNDVVGFLGALGFWPLTVYYPVEMYIAQKKIPKWSSRWLCLQTLSFACLMISIAAAAGSVAGVVLDLKSYKPFKTSF, encoded by the exons ATGAAG ATGGGTGAGAACCAAGCTTTTGGAATTTCCAACGACGTGGTTCCACAAGGCGGTTCCAAGTGCTTTGACGATGATGGCCGCCTCAAACGAACCG ggACTGTATGGACGGCGAGTGCTCACATAATTACAGCTGTTATCGGCTCCGGTGTTCTATCATTGGCTTGGGCCACGGCTCAGCTGGGCTGGGTCGCCGGTCCAGCGgttatgtttttgttttctttggtTACTTATTATACTTCCGTTCTTCTCTCTGCTTGTTACCGCTCCGGCGACCCTGTTTCCGGCAAGAGAAATTATACTTATATGGATGCTGTTCAGGCCAATCTTG GTGGTTGGAATGTGAAGTTATGTGGAGTTGTTCAATATGCAAACATTGTTGGAGTGGCAATTGGGTACACAATAGCTTCAGCAATAAGCATGAT gGCAATTAAAAGGTCAAATTGCTTTCATGCAAGTGGTGGGAAAGATCCATGCCAAATTAACAGTAATCCTTATATGATAGGTTTTGGTATTGTAGAGATAATATTTTCCCAAATTAAAGACTTCGATCAACTTTGGTGGCTCTCCATTGTTGCTTCTGTTATGTCTTTTACTTACTCAACTATTGGACTTGGCCTTGGAGTTGCTCAAATTGCTG CAAATGGGAAAATTGGAGGGAGCTTGACTGGAATTAGCATAGGAACTGTCACTCAAACACAAAAAGTATGGAGGAGCTTCCAAGCTCttggagacattgcttttgcctACTCATACTCGATTATCCTCATTGAAATTCAG GACACTGTAAAATCTCCACCTTCAGAGGCTAAGACAATGAAGAAGGCAACTCTAGTGAGTGTGTCGGTGACAACGCTTTTTTATATGTTGTGTGGTGCTGCTGGCTACGCCGCATTCGGGGACATGGCACCGGGAAACCTACTCACTGGGTTCGGGTTCTATAATCCTTATTGGCTCCTTGATATTGCCAATGCTGCCATTGTCATCCACCTTGTTGGTGCTTACCAAGTGTATTGCCAACCCCTCTTTGCCTTTGTGGAAAAGTATGCTGCTGAGAAGAGTCCTGATAGTGAATTCATCACCAAAGATATTGATGTTCCGATCCCCGGTTTCCGCCCCTATAAACTCAACCTATTCCGGTTGGTTTGGAGGACGGCGTTCGTGATCACCACAACTGTGATCTCGATGCTTCTCCCATTCTTCAATGACGTCGTTGGATTCCTTGGAGCTCTAGGATTTTGGCCTCTTACCGTGTACTACCCGGTCGAGATGTACATTGCCCAAAagaagataccaaagtggagtTCGAGATGGTTGTGCTTGCAAACCTTAAGTTTTGCCTGTCTCATGATCTCGATAGCAGCTGCGGCCGGATCAGTTGCCGGGGTTGTTCTAGATTTAAAGAGCTACAAACCCTTCAAGACAAGTTTTTGA
- the LOC103504091 gene encoding amino acid permease 3-like isoform X2: MWSQSDEKSIVGRQRIRAFNNRMGENQAFGISNDVVPQGGSKCFDDDGRLKRTGTVWTASAHIITAVIGSGVLSLAWATAQLGWVAGPAVMFLFSLVTYYTSVLLSACYRSGDPVSGKRNYTYMDAVQANLGGWNVKLCGVVQYANIVGVAIGYTIASAISMMAIKRSNCFHASGGKDPCQINSNPYMIGFGIVEIIFSQIKDFDQLWWLSIVASVMSFTYSTIGLGLGVAQIAANGKIGGSLTGISIGTVTQTQKVWRSFQALGDIAFAYSYSIILIEIQDTVKSPPSEAKTMKKATLVSVSVTTLFYMLCGAAGYAAFGDMAPGNLLTGFGFYNPYWLLDIANAAIVIHLVGAYQVYCQPLFAFVEKYAAEKSPDSEFITKDIDVPIPGFRPYKLNLFRLVWRTAFVITTTVISMLLPFFNDVVGFLGALGFWPLTVYYPVEMYIAQKKIPKWSSRWLCLQTLSFACLMISIAAAAGSVAGVVLDLKSYKPFKTSF, encoded by the exons ATGTGGAGTCAAAGTGATGAGAAAAGTATAGTCGGCCGTCAACGTATACGCGCTTTTAATAATAGA ATGGGTGAGAACCAAGCTTTTGGAATTTCCAACGACGTGGTTCCACAAGGCGGTTCCAAGTGCTTTGACGATGATGGCCGCCTCAAACGAACCG ggACTGTATGGACGGCGAGTGCTCACATAATTACAGCTGTTATCGGCTCCGGTGTTCTATCATTGGCTTGGGCCACGGCTCAGCTGGGCTGGGTCGCCGGTCCAGCGgttatgtttttgttttctttggtTACTTATTATACTTCCGTTCTTCTCTCTGCTTGTTACCGCTCCGGCGACCCTGTTTCCGGCAAGAGAAATTATACTTATATGGATGCTGTTCAGGCCAATCTTG GTGGTTGGAATGTGAAGTTATGTGGAGTTGTTCAATATGCAAACATTGTTGGAGTGGCAATTGGGTACACAATAGCTTCAGCAATAAGCATGAT gGCAATTAAAAGGTCAAATTGCTTTCATGCAAGTGGTGGGAAAGATCCATGCCAAATTAACAGTAATCCTTATATGATAGGTTTTGGTATTGTAGAGATAATATTTTCCCAAATTAAAGACTTCGATCAACTTTGGTGGCTCTCCATTGTTGCTTCTGTTATGTCTTTTACTTACTCAACTATTGGACTTGGCCTTGGAGTTGCTCAAATTGCTG CAAATGGGAAAATTGGAGGGAGCTTGACTGGAATTAGCATAGGAACTGTCACTCAAACACAAAAAGTATGGAGGAGCTTCCAAGCTCttggagacattgcttttgcctACTCATACTCGATTATCCTCATTGAAATTCAG GACACTGTAAAATCTCCACCTTCAGAGGCTAAGACAATGAAGAAGGCAACTCTAGTGAGTGTGTCGGTGACAACGCTTTTTTATATGTTGTGTGGTGCTGCTGGCTACGCCGCATTCGGGGACATGGCACCGGGAAACCTACTCACTGGGTTCGGGTTCTATAATCCTTATTGGCTCCTTGATATTGCCAATGCTGCCATTGTCATCCACCTTGTTGGTGCTTACCAAGTGTATTGCCAACCCCTCTTTGCCTTTGTGGAAAAGTATGCTGCTGAGAAGAGTCCTGATAGTGAATTCATCACCAAAGATATTGATGTTCCGATCCCCGGTTTCCGCCCCTATAAACTCAACCTATTCCGGTTGGTTTGGAGGACGGCGTTCGTGATCACCACAACTGTGATCTCGATGCTTCTCCCATTCTTCAATGACGTCGTTGGATTCCTTGGAGCTCTAGGATTTTGGCCTCTTACCGTGTACTACCCGGTCGAGATGTACATTGCCCAAAagaagataccaaagtggagtTCGAGATGGTTGTGCTTGCAAACCTTAAGTTTTGCCTGTCTCATGATCTCGATAGCAGCTGCGGCCGGATCAGTTGCCGGGGTTGTTCTAGATTTAAAGAGCTACAAACCCTTCAAGACAAGTTTTTGA